A window of the Vespula vulgaris chromosome 6, iyVesVulg1.1, whole genome shotgun sequence genome harbors these coding sequences:
- the LOC127064810 gene encoding importin-5 yields MAADLEQFQQLLNTLLSADNDARTQAEEAYNNLPVETKVTFLLTSICNAALAEEMRAMAAVLLRRLFSSEFMDFYSKIPPEAQVQLKEQILLYVQNEQTETIRRKICEVAAEVARNLIDEDGNNQWPEFLQFLFQCANSPLPALKESALRMFTSVPGVFGNQQANYLNLIKQMLQQSVMDTTNYEVRFQAVRAIGAFITLHDKEENIQKHFSELLPVVVQVTAQSVEKQVDDALLKVLIDLAESTPKFLRHQLENIMEMCMKIFSNEEMEDSWRQLALEVLVTLAETAPAMVRKVGGKYIAALVPLVLKMMTDLEEDEKWSFSDEIIEEDNDSNNVVAESALDRLACGLGGKTMLPQIVQNIPSMLSNTDWKYRHAALMAISAVGEGCHKQMEAILPQIMEGVIQYLQDPHPRVRYAACNAVGQMSTDFAPTFEKKFHDKVIPGLLMVLDDNANPRVQAHAGAALVNFSEDCPKHILTPYLDGIMAKLESILTAKFQELVEKGTKLVLEQVVTTIASVADTCEEQFVTYYDRLMPCLKYIIQNATLPEHKMLRGKTIECVSLIGVAVGPEKFIADANEVMDMLLKTHSEDLPDDDPQTSYLISAWVRICKILGKQFEQYLPLVMGPVLRTAAMKPEVALLDNEDMQGIEGDLDWQFVSLGEQQNFGIKTAGLEDKASACEMLVCYARQLKEGFADYAEEVVRLMVPMLKFYFHDGVRTAAASSLPCLLDCAKIKGPQYLEGMWAYICPDLLKAIDTEPESEVLLELLYSLAKCIETLGAGCLGAQPMAELLRILDKLLNEHFDRAVARLEKRKDEDYDEVVEEQLEDEDNEDIYTLSKIADILHALFTTHKSSFFPFFDQICGHFVKLLNPDRSWSDHQWALCVFDDVIEFGGPDCAKYQEFFLRPMIQYVSDKSAEVRQAAAYGCGVLGQFGGEAFAQACAEALPRLMEVINDPESRSPENVNPTENAISAVTKILKYNNKAINVDEILPHWLSWLPVVEDEDEAPHVYGYLCDLIEANHLVVLGPNNANLPRLISFFAEALYRDAVPTDNPVMARILSIVRQIQNNESMFQACINALTTDQQQALSEALSAQTTN; encoded by the exons ATGGCGGCAGACCTGGAACAATTTCAACAGCTTTTAAACACACTTCTCAGCGCGGATAACGATGCCCGAACGCAAGCGgaa gAAGCATATAACAATCTTCCAGTGGAAACTAAGGTGACATTTCTTTTGACATCCATTTGCAATGCTGCCCTTGCAGAAGAGATGCGTGCCATGGCTGCAGTGCTACTGCGccgacttttttcttctgaatTTATGGACTTTTACTCTAAG ATTCCTCCAGAAGCACAAGTACAGTTGAAAGAgcaaattttgttatatgttCAAAATGAACAAACAGAAACAATTCGCCGTAAAATATGCGAAGTTGCAGCTGAAGTTGCTCGTAATTTAATAGATGAAGATGGAAACAATCAATGGCCAGAATTTCTTCAGTTCCTATTTCAATGTGCAAATAGTCCTTTACCAGCATTAAAGGAAAGTGCATTACGAATGTTCAC atCCGTCCCTGGGGTTTTTGGAAATCAGCAAGCAAATTACCTTAATCTTATTAAGCAAATGTTACAACAGTCAGTCATGGATACCACAAATTATGAG GTTAGATTCCAAGCAGTAAGAGCAATAGGAGCTTTTATAACTTTAcatgataaagaagaaaacatacaaaaacatttttctgaACTTTTACCTGTAGTTGTGCAAGTAACTGCTCAATCTGTAGAGAAACAAGTTGATGATGCTTTATTAAAAGTACTGATCGATTTAGCTGAATCTACGCCAAAATTTTTAAGACATCAGTTAGAAAATATCATGGAAATgtgtatgaaaattttttcgaacgaagaaatgGAAGATTCTTGGAGGCAATTAGCTCTCGAAGTTTTAGTAACACTTGCAGAAACTGCACCAGCAATGGTTCGTAAAGTTGGTGGAAAATACATTGCAGCATTAGTACCTTTGGTTTTAAAAATGATGACAGACTTGGAAGAGGATGAAAAATGGAGTTTCTCTGATGAAATTatagaagaagataatgaCAGTAATAACGTAGTAGCTGAAAGTGCTTTAGACAGATTAGCATGTGGTTTAGGTGGTAAAACCATGCTACCACAGATAGTGCAAAATATCCCTTCAATGTTGAGTAATACTGACTGGAAATATAG aCATGCAGCTCTCATGGCTATATCTGCTGTTGGTGAAGGGTGTCACAAACAAATGGAAGCTATATTGCCACAAATTATGGAAGGTGTTATACAATACTTACAAGACCCT CATCCTCGTGTTAGATATGCAGCTTGTAATGCAGTAGGACAAATGTCAACAGACTTTGCTCCTacgtttgaaaagaaatttcatgataAAGTTATACCTGGATTACTTATGGTATTGGATGATAATGCAAATCCTAGGGTACAGGCTCATGCAGGAGCTGCATTGGTAAATTTTAGCGAGGATTGTCCAAAACATATACTAACTCCATACCTTGATGGTATTATGGCAAAACTTGAATCGATACTCACTGCTAAATTTCAAGAATTAGTAGAGAAGGGTACTAAACTTGTTTTGGAACAAGTTGTTACAACTATTGCTTCTGTTGCCGATACGTGTGAAGAGCAATTTGTCACTTATTATGACAGATTAATGCCTTgtctaaaatatataattcaaaatgCGACTCTACCAGAACACAAAATGCTAAGAGGAAAGACGATTGAATGTGTCAGTCTCATAGGTGTAGCTGTTGGCCcagaaaaatttattgccGACGCCAATGAAGTGATGGACATGTTATTAAAAACACATTCGGAAGATCTTCCTGATGACGATCCTCAAACAAGTTACTTAATTTCTGCTTGGGTTCGTATTTGCAAAATTCTTGGAAAACAGTTTGAACAATACTTGCCTTTAGTAATGGGTCCTGTCCTACGTACTGCGGCAATGAAACCAGAAGTTGCATTATTAGACAATGAAGATATGCAAGGTATAGAAGGAGATCTTGATTGGCAGTTTGTTTCTCTCGGAGAACAACAAAATTTCGGTATTAAAACTGCTGGTCTAGAAGACAAAGCATCTGCATGTGAAATGTTAGTTTGTTATGCGCGTCAATTAAAAGAAGGTTTCGCGGATTATGCCGAAGAGGTAGTGCGACTTATGGTTCCTAtgttaaaattctattttcacGATGGTGTACGTACCGCAGCTGCATCAAGTTTACCATGTCTTCTTGATTGTGCAAAAATCAAAGGACCACAATATTTAGAAGGAATGTGGGCTTATATCTGTCCTGATTTATTAAAAGCTATAGACACAGAACCAGAATCTGAAGTATTGTTAGAATTGTTATATTCTCTGGCCAAATGTATAGAAACGTTGGGAGCTGGTTGCTTAGGTGCTCAACCTATGGCAGAACTTTTACGTATTTTGGACAAATTACTCAACGAACACTTTGATAGAGCAGTAGCTCGattagaaaaacgaaaagatgaAGATTACGATGAAGTAGTCGAAGAACAACTTGAGGATGAAGATAACGAAGACATATACACTCTGAGTAAAATTGCAGATATTTTACACGCTCTTTTTACTACACACAAATCAtcattttttccattctttgaTCAAATTTGTGGACACttcgtaaaattattaaacccTGATAGATCTTGGTCAGATCATCAATGGGCTTTGTGTGTTTTTGATGATGTAATAGAATTTGGAGGTCCTGATTGTGCGAAATATCAAGAATTCTTTTTACGACCAATGATCCAATATGTGTCAGATAAATCTGCTGAAGTTAGACAAGCGGCGGCATATGGTTGTGGAGTTTTAGGACAGTTTGGAGGAGAAGCATTTGCTCAAGCATGTGCAGAAGCATTACCAAGGTTAATGGAAGTTATCAATGATCCAGAATCTAGATCACCGGAAAATGTTAATCCTACAGAAAATGCTATATCAGCAGTaacaaaaattcttaaatataataacaaagcTATCAACGTAGATGAGATTCTTCCACACTg GCTGTCTTGGCTGCCGGTTGTAGAGGACGAAGATGAAGCTCCTCATGTTTATGGATATTTATGTGATTTAATCGAAGCGAATCACTTAGTAGTTTTAGGACCAAATAATGCAAATCTACCTAGATTAATAAGTTTCTTTGCTGAAGCCCTTTACAGAGATGCTGTGCCTACAGACAATCCGGTTATGGCCAGGATTCTTAGTATCGTTAGACAAATTCAA AACAACGAATCTATGTTTCAAGCATGTATAAATGCTTTAACGACAGATCAA
- the LOC127064889 gene encoding ubiquinol-cytochrome-c reductase complex assembly factor 2, with amino-acid sequence MAGNYRNFMKLLESWPLDKSKPGRDLSQHIRDQVKLTFSKGDITTPVDQEQCDRYYASLKRITSNHYGQIYKRNLTSTASGLTAEQCNIALSPEMKEYLEEENKFFLKKLISSIQNFHISVNNRI; translated from the exons ATGGCTGGTAACTATAggaattttatgaaattgttAGAATCTTGGCCATTAGATAAGTCAAAACCTGGCAg agATTTAAGTCAACATATTCGTGACCAAGTGAAACTTACCTTCTCAAAAGGTGATATTACTACTCCAGTAGATCAAGAACAATGTGATCGATATTATGCAAGTTTGAAAAGGATAACTTCAAATCATTATggacaaatatataaacgtaatcTTACAAGTACTGCAAGTGGCTTAACAGCAGAGCAATGTAATATTGCACTAAGCCctgaaatgaaagaatatttggaagaagaaaataaattttttcttaagaagCTTATAAGCAGCATACAGAATTTCC ATATTTCAGTCAACAACAGGATATAG